The following are from one region of the Ruficoccus sp. ZRK36 genome:
- a CDS encoding glycosyltransferase family 2 protein: MSEAPLITVITPVLNCARFITACMESVATQDCTLVEHLIVDGLSTDGTPELVRDFAATHPHVRLISEKDCGQSDAMNHGIREANTPYIGFLNADDYYAPNTLNRVCGLAKGLPEPAFLYANLHVWGDDDKDLGLQKPAPLSLYNLCRGKPFPLNPASYFYHKSLHEVAGPYDIDDHMTMDLDFIFRACQHAHIHYYDECWGHFRLIEGTKTQGELSTGATFKRQRVLVNKYINDLPLPCKLRAKVLNAMEPIQRKIARRLKRI; the protein is encoded by the coding sequence ATGAGCGAAGCACCTCTCATCACCGTCATCACTCCGGTGCTCAACTGCGCGCGGTTCATCACCGCCTGCATGGAGAGCGTCGCTACGCAGGACTGCACGCTGGTCGAGCATCTCATCGTGGATGGGCTCTCAACAGATGGCACCCCCGAGCTCGTGCGTGACTTCGCAGCTACGCACCCGCATGTCCGCCTCATCAGTGAAAAAGACTGCGGCCAATCCGATGCCATGAACCATGGCATCCGCGAGGCCAACACGCCTTACATCGGATTCCTCAATGCCGACGACTACTATGCACCCAACACCCTGAACCGCGTTTGCGGGCTGGCCAAAGGCCTCCCCGAGCCCGCCTTTCTCTACGCCAACCTGCACGTCTGGGGAGACGACGACAAAGACCTCGGCCTACAGAAGCCCGCTCCCTTGAGCCTTTACAATCTCTGCCGCGGCAAGCCCTTCCCCCTCAACCCGGCTTCATACTTTTACCACAAAAGCCTGCACGAGGTCGCCGGACCGTACGATATTGACGACCATATGACCATGGACCTCGACTTCATTTTTCGGGCCTGCCAGCACGCTCACATCCACTACTATGACGAATGCTGGGGACACTTCAGACTCATTGAGGGCACAAAGACCCAGGGCGAGCTATCCACTGGCGCCACCTTCAAACGCCAGCGCGTATTGGTTAACAAATACATCAACGACCTCCCCCTACCCTGCAAGCTCCGGGCAAAGGTCCTGAATGCCATGGAGCCCATCCAGCGAAAAATAGCCCGCCGCCTAAAGAGAATCTAG
- a CDS encoding glycosyltransferase, protein MADVQTDTPKSGISVVICCYNSSERLPATLRHLQAQQDADGIAWEVIVVDNASTDNTAAVAESIWSEKSITPLRIVHEPQAGLSYARARGAAAARYDIIALVDDDNWTPPHWLTTVEQIFRQHPEVGVVGGPTTEVCESEPPAWFQTFKGHYAVYGLDSPGGIVEQYVCGAGLCFRKAAWEQLLSDGFEGELTDRKGKELTSGGDTEICAALRLSGWKIWYEPALLIQHFIPTGRLNWDYLTRLNIGFGKQSVYLDAYYALLPSFTHGTPAPPCWMSESLKAVRALIGLFPQIAFRSEQSREGSASWLIWKNQCARLATLLRERGSYAERFRRIAGAKWNHSKTPPL, encoded by the coding sequence ATGGCAGACGTACAAACAGACACCCCCAAGTCCGGCATCAGTGTCGTTATTTGCTGCTACAACAGCAGCGAACGACTGCCTGCCACCTTGCGCCACCTGCAGGCGCAGCAGGACGCTGACGGTATCGCATGGGAAGTCATCGTGGTGGACAACGCCTCCACCGATAACACCGCCGCCGTCGCTGAGAGTATCTGGTCCGAGAAATCCATCACCCCCCTGCGCATAGTACACGAGCCCCAAGCAGGCCTCAGCTACGCACGAGCTCGCGGGGCAGCAGCAGCCAGGTACGACATCATAGCGCTGGTTGACGATGACAACTGGACCCCACCGCACTGGCTGACCACCGTAGAGCAAATATTTCGCCAGCACCCGGAGGTCGGCGTCGTGGGTGGCCCCACCACCGAGGTCTGCGAGAGCGAGCCGCCTGCCTGGTTTCAGACATTTAAAGGACACTATGCCGTCTACGGCCTGGATTCCCCCGGAGGCATCGTGGAGCAGTACGTCTGCGGCGCGGGCTTGTGCTTCCGAAAGGCAGCTTGGGAGCAACTGCTCTCAGATGGCTTTGAGGGAGAGCTCACCGACCGCAAGGGCAAGGAACTGACATCCGGCGGCGACACAGAAATCTGCGCTGCCCTACGCCTAAGCGGCTGGAAAATCTGGTACGAGCCTGCCCTGCTTATTCAGCATTTCATCCCCACCGGTCGGCTGAACTGGGACTACCTCACCCGGCTCAACATTGGCTTCGGGAAGCAGTCCGTCTACCTCGATGCCTACTATGCCCTGCTGCCGAGCTTCACCCACGGCACACCCGCACCGCCCTGCTGGATGAGCGAATCACTCAAAGCCGTCCGGGCTCTGATCGGGCTATTCCCACAGATCGCCTTTCGCTCGGAGCAATCCCGCGAAGGCAGCGCCAGCTGGCTGATCTGGAAAAACCAGTGTGCCCGCCTGGCAACACTCCTGCGTGAGCGAGGAAGCTACGCGGAGCGCTTCCGGCGGATCGCCGGGGCCAAGTGGAATCACAGCAAAACCCCGCCCCTGTAG
- a CDS encoding methyltransferase domain-containing protein — MPRPSCMVFAARYLPPEEIRGKEVIEVGSCDFNGSIKPYVMHWEPKSYLGIDMIEGPCVDKVLNADLLEQEYGAESFDIVLSIEMMEHTRWWRTSLTNMKRICRRGGILIITSPAIGYPYHGYPTDFWRYEIEDMKKMLSDFEILGIERDESGPGTFVAARKPMDYQECDLDPIELYSVVNGQRTRELSEEDFKSKYFKRVTTKVRIKVAVESTYRWLGRTVTKLLRI; from the coding sequence ATGCCCAGACCAAGCTGTATGGTATTCGCTGCCCGCTACCTGCCCCCGGAGGAGATCCGCGGCAAGGAAGTGATCGAAGTCGGCTCCTGCGACTTCAACGGCTCCATCAAACCCTATGTCATGCACTGGGAGCCCAAGTCATACCTGGGCATCGACATGATCGAAGGTCCCTGCGTGGATAAAGTCCTCAACGCCGACCTGCTGGAGCAGGAGTATGGGGCCGAGTCCTTCGACATCGTCCTCTCTATCGAGATGATGGAGCACACACGCTGGTGGCGCACCTCGCTCACAAACATGAAGCGCATCTGCCGCCGCGGCGGTATCCTCATCATCACCTCGCCCGCCATCGGCTACCCCTACCACGGCTACCCGACGGATTTCTGGCGCTACGAGATTGAGGACATGAAAAAGATGCTCTCAGACTTTGAGATACTCGGCATCGAGCGCGATGAGAGCGGCCCGGGCACCTTTGTCGCAGCCCGTAAGCCGATGGACTACCAGGAGTGCGATCTGGACCCGATTGAGCTATACAGCGTGGTAAACGGGCAACGCACCCGTGAGCTCAGCGAAGAAGATTTCAAGAGCAAGTACTTCAAACGAGTCACCACGAAGGTTCGCATCAAAGTCGCCGTCGAAAGCACATACCGCTGGCTGGGCCGCACCGTAACCAAACTACTGAGGATCTAG
- a CDS encoding glycosyltransferase family A protein, producing the protein MSGPRFSVIIPTCRRNDLLAKCLQALAPDVQTLGEPYEVIVTDDSGDEKARQLIEEKFPWAKWTPGPCRGPAANRNHGAALATGQWLAFTDDDCIPSADWLAAFAQALASGRQVYEGRTTTDLPLKGPRYQAPANEHGGYLWSCNIMLSRQLFNELGGFDAQFPYPHLEDVDLRLRIEQANQPWDFVPAAVILHPQRPATPWLRRARSQQSAVYMCQKFKKPLSFANLDLVSYLRRIKQVACGAGPLLDRAAAVAGLCAEYVYIKTRIPYWKNKYK; encoded by the coding sequence ATGAGCGGACCCCGCTTCTCAGTCATTATCCCGACTTGCCGCCGCAATGACCTGCTGGCGAAGTGCCTGCAGGCGCTTGCTCCCGACGTGCAGACACTTGGCGAGCCGTACGAGGTTATCGTCACGGACGACAGTGGAGATGAAAAAGCACGTCAGCTCATTGAGGAGAAATTTCCCTGGGCGAAGTGGACACCCGGCCCCTGCCGCGGACCAGCCGCCAACCGCAACCACGGCGCCGCTCTGGCCACCGGCCAGTGGCTCGCCTTTACCGATGACGATTGCATCCCGAGCGCCGACTGGCTGGCCGCCTTTGCACAGGCGCTAGCCTCTGGCCGCCAGGTCTACGAAGGCCGCACCACCACCGACCTGCCGCTGAAAGGCCCACGCTATCAGGCCCCTGCAAATGAGCACGGGGGCTACCTGTGGTCCTGCAACATAATGCTGAGCCGTCAGTTATTTAATGAGCTCGGAGGCTTCGATGCGCAGTTCCCGTACCCGCACTTGGAGGATGTGGATCTGAGGCTACGCATCGAGCAGGCAAACCAGCCCTGGGACTTCGTGCCCGCAGCCGTCATCCTGCACCCACAGCGGCCCGCTACCCCCTGGCTCAGGCGGGCTCGCTCCCAGCAGTCAGCCGTGTACATGTGTCAGAAATTCAAGAAGCCCCTGAGCTTCGCAAACCTCGATCTGGTCTCGTACCTGCGCCGCATCAAGCAAGTCGCATGCGGAGCGGGTCCACTCCTCGACCGCGCGGCCGCAGTCGCAGGGCTTTGCGCTGAGTACGTCTACATCAAGACGCGCATACCGTATTGGAAAAATAAATACAAATAA
- a CDS encoding glycosyltransferase: MILLSHPTGNENLRQALQAMREAGLLDAFYTTLGFSEENDLRRLPIPNKLRRQLLKRRFPLPAAQLHTSPWRELVRTLMINRPENFLTRHECGPCSVDGVYRALDRRIARRLRNNTGSIRAVYGYEDGCLEHFRAAHEKGLTTIYELPTAYGPYAHTVLDEEAQRRPDWKPTLISTRDSMEKLERKRQELELADVVVCPSAFVENSLPAEIRASKHILRMPYGIDPVENLPAYSAPTSRPLKFLYAGALSQRKGLADLFEAWNLAQLPEAELHVMGSQLMPASFYKERCPTAIFHAPRPRQEVLSLMDACDVLVLPSLIEGRALVQLEAMGRGLPLLITPNTGGDDLIEPGRTGFIVPTRSPQALAERLTWFSEHRAELPQMREHCLRKAAEASWGHYREQLAGSLLSIMKEDLHG; the protein is encoded by the coding sequence ATGATCCTGCTCAGCCACCCAACCGGTAACGAGAACCTCCGCCAGGCGTTGCAAGCCATGCGTGAGGCGGGGCTGCTGGATGCTTTTTACACGACGTTGGGGTTTTCAGAGGAAAACGACCTGAGGCGCCTGCCCATCCCCAACAAACTCCGACGCCAGCTCCTCAAGCGACGGTTCCCACTTCCAGCGGCACAGCTGCACACCTCCCCCTGGCGCGAACTGGTGCGCACACTGATGATCAACCGGCCGGAAAACTTCCTCACCCGGCATGAGTGCGGACCGTGCAGCGTAGACGGTGTCTATCGCGCCCTCGACCGCAGGATCGCCCGGCGGCTACGCAACAACACGGGCTCCATACGCGCCGTTTATGGCTATGAGGACGGTTGCCTGGAGCATTTCCGCGCTGCCCATGAAAAGGGCCTGACGACGATCTATGAACTTCCCACCGCCTATGGCCCTTATGCACATACCGTGCTTGATGAGGAGGCACAGCGCCGCCCAGACTGGAAGCCAACCCTGATCTCCACCCGCGACTCCATGGAGAAGCTGGAGCGGAAAAGGCAGGAGCTTGAACTGGCTGATGTCGTCGTATGCCCGAGTGCCTTTGTGGAGAATTCGCTCCCCGCAGAAATACGCGCATCCAAGCACATCCTGCGCATGCCCTATGGCATTGACCCGGTTGAAAACCTCCCCGCCTACTCCGCCCCGACAAGCCGACCGCTAAAGTTCCTCTACGCCGGGGCATTGAGTCAGCGAAAGGGGCTGGCCGATTTATTTGAGGCCTGGAACCTGGCTCAACTACCCGAGGCAGAGCTTCATGTGATGGGCTCACAGCTCATGCCCGCGTCCTTCTATAAAGAACGCTGCCCGACTGCGATTTTCCATGCGCCCCGCCCACGCCAGGAAGTTCTGAGCCTGATGGATGCCTGCGACGTACTGGTCCTGCCCTCCTTGATCGAGGGGCGAGCCCTTGTCCAGCTGGAGGCCATGGGCAGAGGCTTACCGCTACTGATCACCCCCAACACCGGCGGAGACGATCTGATAGAACCGGGCCGCACAGGCTTCATCGTACCGACTCGGTCTCCACAAGCGCTGGCGGAGCGCCTGACCTGGTTCAGCGAACACCGGGCGGAGCTTCCCCAGATGCGCGAGCACTGCCTGCGAAAGGCTGCCGAGGCATCATGGGGTCACTACCGCGAGCAATTGGCTGGCTCCCTACTCTCAATTATGAAAGAAGACCTGCATGGCTAA
- a CDS encoding glycosyltransferase family 1 protein: MMKSPLNLALIANYPPDGQYSMQRFADLLEGGMRELGVNVTRIEPKRILGGKGALSKWRGYVDKFVLFPRHARHELQQLASIGDKVIVHICDHSNAPYLQLCEGLPTLITCHDVMAIKSGLGLVPQNPTRLSGRLLQKWIFRHLKDAPFTACVSEKTRHDLQTLSGLPDERLTVIPNALPFPFSPVPTDEAERLTPDTKGPFYLHVGSNAWYKNRVGAFALYRALLRSQPEARMVFVGPPDPALRQAIDKHFLRARVSFLTGLSNEQLAALYSRAECLLFPSWEEGFGWPIAEAQACGCPVAILDRPPMSEVGGSAAISLPGPSTNPKKTDEWAQRCAPLILDALKRREELKTNGIEQVRKYTPTRMIHAYHELYQQLTQAPLKQ, encoded by the coding sequence ATGATGAAATCGCCGCTGAATCTGGCTCTCATAGCTAACTACCCCCCCGACGGGCAATACAGCATGCAGCGTTTCGCGGACCTGCTGGAGGGCGGCATGCGCGAGCTTGGCGTCAACGTCACCAGAATCGAGCCCAAGCGCATCCTGGGAGGGAAAGGGGCCTTAAGTAAATGGCGCGGATACGTGGACAAATTTGTGCTATTTCCCAGGCACGCGCGCCATGAGCTGCAACAGCTAGCCTCCATAGGGGATAAAGTGATCGTGCATATTTGCGATCACTCCAATGCCCCCTACCTCCAACTATGCGAGGGACTCCCGACCCTGATCACCTGCCACGACGTCATGGCGATCAAGTCAGGACTGGGGCTCGTCCCACAAAATCCAACGCGCTTGAGCGGCCGCCTACTGCAAAAGTGGATATTTCGGCATCTGAAAGACGCGCCCTTCACAGCCTGCGTTTCGGAAAAGACCCGTCACGACCTTCAAACACTAAGCGGCCTGCCGGACGAGCGACTTACCGTCATCCCAAACGCACTCCCCTTCCCTTTTTCTCCGGTCCCGACAGACGAGGCGGAACGCTTAACCCCGGACACAAAAGGCCCCTTCTACCTGCATGTCGGCTCAAATGCCTGGTATAAAAACCGCGTCGGGGCGTTTGCCCTTTATCGAGCCCTGCTACGCAGCCAGCCTGAGGCCAGGATGGTCTTTGTCGGCCCCCCGGACCCGGCTCTGCGACAAGCCATCGACAAGCACTTCCTGAGGGCGCGGGTCAGCTTCCTCACTGGGCTGAGTAACGAGCAACTCGCAGCCCTCTACAGCCGGGCCGAGTGCCTGCTCTTTCCCTCCTGGGAGGAAGGCTTTGGATGGCCCATCGCCGAAGCCCAAGCCTGCGGATGCCCCGTCGCGATCCTGGATCGCCCGCCGATGAGCGAAGTCGGCGGTAGTGCCGCAATCTCCCTGCCAGGCCCTTCAACCAATCCGAAAAAAACCGATGAGTGGGCTCAACGCTGTGCCCCCCTCATCCTCGATGCACTCAAACGGCGCGAAGAACTGAAAACTAACGGAATCGAGCAAGTGCGTAAATACACCCCAACGCGCATGATTCATGCTTATCATGAACTCTACCAGCAACTCACCCAAGCACCGTTGAAACAATGA
- a CDS encoding glycosyltransferase — MKILHVIHTMRPEAGGVVEAVRLIAGAQLLLGHQAEVLCLDVAGTNYRPLPFHLHEIGPAKRTYGYCPYLKPWLRAHHSEYDTIIVHGLWQYVGLAVHSCLRSTQTPYFVFPHGMLDPWFNKAYLHKRIKKQLYWRWGEYRVLRDARAVLFTCEAERELARTSFSPYRVTASVVGLGIEEPPTDLAEARSAFEKSYPEIGKDYLLYLGRIDPKKGLDLLVLAYDELVSNGARPPQLVLAGPGDKTAYAERLRSLSEAPNIHFTGMLTGDLKWGALANSQALILPSHQENFGIVVAEALAVNKPALISDKVNIWKEVVEDGAGMAEPDTLPGTEQLLCNWLSMSRGQKYAMAQAARRCYERRFSIPEVAKRLMETIDQPAMPY, encoded by the coding sequence ATGAAAATTTTGCATGTCATCCACACCATGCGGCCTGAGGCCGGAGGTGTGGTGGAAGCCGTCCGGCTGATTGCCGGAGCACAGCTACTACTTGGACACCAGGCTGAGGTCCTCTGCCTCGATGTAGCAGGAACCAACTACAGACCGCTCCCCTTTCATCTGCACGAGATCGGACCGGCCAAACGCACCTACGGCTACTGTCCGTATCTAAAGCCCTGGCTGCGCGCCCACCACAGTGAGTACGATACGATTATCGTCCACGGTCTCTGGCAATATGTAGGGCTGGCCGTCCATAGCTGCCTGCGTAGCACCCAGACGCCCTACTTCGTTTTCCCCCATGGGATGCTGGACCCGTGGTTCAACAAAGCCTACCTGCACAAGCGCATCAAAAAGCAGCTATACTGGCGCTGGGGTGAGTATCGTGTCCTGCGCGATGCCCGTGCCGTGCTGTTTACCTGCGAGGCCGAGCGCGAGCTGGCCCGGACCTCATTCAGCCCCTATCGGGTAACCGCTTCCGTAGTGGGGCTGGGCATCGAAGAGCCGCCCACCGACCTGGCCGAGGCTCGTAGCGCCTTTGAGAAGAGCTACCCGGAGATAGGCAAAGACTACCTCCTTTATCTGGGCCGGATCGACCCTAAGAAGGGACTCGACCTGCTCGTGCTTGCCTATGACGAGCTCGTCAGCAACGGAGCCCGTCCGCCCCAGCTCGTCCTGGCGGGCCCCGGCGACAAGACCGCCTACGCGGAGCGCCTCAGAAGCCTCAGCGAAGCTCCCAATATACACTTTACGGGAATGCTGACCGGCGACCTGAAATGGGGCGCCCTCGCTAACTCACAGGCCCTCATCCTGCCGTCCCATCAGGAGAATTTCGGCATCGTCGTCGCGGAGGCACTCGCCGTAAACAAGCCCGCCCTCATCTCCGACAAGGTTAACATCTGGAAGGAAGTCGTTGAGGACGGAGCTGGCATGGCCGAGCCCGACACGCTGCCCGGTACCGAGCAGCTCCTGTGCAACTGGCTCAGTATGAGCCGTGGCCAAAAGTATGCCATGGCCCAGGCGGCCCGGCGTTGCTATGAGCGGCGCTTTTCAATCCCGGAGGTGGCGAAACGCCTGATGGAAACCATTGACCAGCCAGCGATGCCGTACTAG
- a CDS encoding DUF2007 domain-containing protein, whose amino-acid sequence MKVVATYSKPEEAYLTASLLEASGIEVAIWDDNTVALYWLYSNAIGGVKVAVCEEDYEQAREILDLPPLDPGILKCPHCGSARVHVRELGLLTAILIFITGPLLPIRSRKADCLDCKKSFELKAADGQIKGDQP is encoded by the coding sequence ATGAAAGTGGTCGCCACCTACTCAAAGCCAGAAGAGGCTTATCTGACCGCCTCGCTTTTAGAGGCCAGTGGCATCGAGGTTGCCATCTGGGACGACAACACGGTCGCCCTCTACTGGCTCTACTCCAACGCTATCGGAGGCGTAAAAGTAGCCGTCTGCGAAGAGGATTATGAGCAGGCACGAGAGATCCTGGACCTGCCGCCTCTCGACCCTGGCATCCTGAAGTGTCCCCACTGCGGCTCCGCCCGCGTACACGTGCGGGAGCTGGGTCTACTTACCGCGATCCTGATATTCATAACCGGGCCGCTGCTGCCCATACGCTCACGTAAGGCGGACTGCCTGGACTGCAAGAAATCGTTTGAGCTGAAAGCAGCGGACGGTCAAATAAAGGGCGACCAGCCCTGA
- a CDS encoding GNAT family N-acetyltransferase, with amino-acid sequence MKAVHSAGESAGSEPVLGDEYNAAVAVTPAVARYCSCSDWVLPAHRHLCGERRLHVRREGDSWLALAEGPLMQVMDTLQPLDALWCFSSSLIGPDARASVDLLEDFLEDKTPPPQMALLGGIPWDSDLHLYLRRGYGGRWRVHALPGTDCLQASLEGGADGFLSRRSGKFRAGLRRSVRLANEHDVSFELVRDAPDPAALFKRLLATEQSSWKWQAGESIFQTDNTRAFYEELIARSCASGRLRVAFARREGVDIGYAFGAALGGVFRGLQMSYHREHGDLAPGNLCQWELIRHCAEEGLETYDLGMDIDYKARWAEHKLKLITLLMVRAY; translated from the coding sequence ATGAAGGCGGTGCATTCAGCAGGAGAGTCGGCCGGTTCGGAGCCCGTATTGGGTGATGAATACAATGCTGCTGTGGCGGTGACGCCGGCTGTTGCCCGCTACTGCAGTTGCTCAGACTGGGTGCTGCCAGCCCATCGTCACCTATGTGGGGAGCGTCGGCTGCATGTGCGCCGTGAGGGAGACAGTTGGCTTGCGCTGGCGGAGGGGCCGCTCATGCAGGTCATGGATACGCTTCAGCCGCTGGACGCGCTGTGGTGCTTTAGCTCCTCGCTGATCGGTCCGGATGCACGGGCGAGTGTGGATCTGCTGGAGGATTTTCTGGAGGATAAAACGCCACCGCCCCAGATGGCGCTGCTCGGTGGCATCCCATGGGACAGCGATCTGCATCTGTATTTGCGACGTGGATACGGTGGCCGCTGGCGCGTGCACGCGCTGCCGGGTACGGATTGCCTGCAGGCTAGCCTGGAGGGTGGGGCCGATGGCTTCCTGTCGCGCCGCAGTGGTAAGTTTCGGGCGGGGCTGCGCCGCTCCGTACGGCTGGCAAACGAGCACGATGTCAGCTTCGAACTTGTGCGCGACGCGCCCGACCCTGCCGCCTTATTTAAGCGATTGCTGGCAACCGAGCAGAGCTCCTGGAAATGGCAGGCGGGCGAGAGTATTTTCCAGACGGACAACACTCGTGCCTTTTACGAGGAGCTGATCGCGCGCAGCTGTGCCTCCGGGCGACTGCGTGTCGCCTTTGCCCGTCGGGAGGGTGTAGACATCGGCTATGCATTCGGAGCCGCTTTGGGCGGTGTCTTTCGAGGGCTGCAGATGAGCTACCACCGGGAGCATGGCGATCTTGCCCCGGGTAATCTCTGTCAGTGGGAGCTGATCCGCCACTGCGCCGAGGAGGGGCTTGAGACATACGATCTCGGGATGGATATCGACTACAAGGCCCGCTGGGCTGAGCACAAACTCAAGCTGATCACCCTGCTCATGGTCCGGGCGTATTGA
- a CDS encoding PspA/IM30 family protein produces MSTFWKRWKITIGSGFESLISRVENHEALVTEAIREAQAASAKAKVKLSHVHRDGERLRARIEALTTDAENWERRAQAQADDNRERALECLRRRNIARRELEHLSTELARHEQTERSLSTDIGKLEEHMAGLRRRKNELAARDFRARALSASAPEEGTLLCGIDDIFERWELKLAETETFCEPTPVDTFADSFTAEEEKAGLEAELDELTRPDSSARS; encoded by the coding sequence ATGAGCACATTCTGGAAACGCTGGAAAATCACGATCGGGAGCGGCTTCGAGTCGCTGATCTCACGTGTGGAAAACCACGAGGCACTCGTCACCGAGGCCATCCGTGAGGCCCAGGCTGCCTCGGCCAAGGCCAAGGTCAAACTCTCCCACGTCCACCGGGACGGCGAGCGGCTACGCGCCCGCATCGAAGCCCTCACCACCGACGCCGAAAACTGGGAGCGACGCGCTCAGGCCCAGGCCGACGACAACCGGGAGCGCGCCCTGGAGTGCCTGCGCCGCCGCAACATCGCCCGCCGCGAGCTTGAGCACCTGAGCACGGAACTCGCACGACATGAGCAGACCGAGCGCTCCCTAAGCACTGACATCGGCAAGCTTGAAGAGCACATGGCCGGCCTGCGCCGTCGTAAAAACGAGTTGGCGGCCCGCGACTTTCGGGCTCGTGCCCTGAGCGCATCCGCCCCCGAAGAAGGCACCCTGCTATGCGGCATCGACGACATCTTCGAGCGCTGGGAGCTCAAGCTGGCCGAGACCGAGACATTCTGCGAACCGACTCCGGTAGACACCTTTGCAGACAGTTTTACCGCTGAGGAGGAAAAGGCCGGGCTGGAGGCCGAGCTGGACGAGCTGACCCGGCCTGACAGCAGCGCCCGCAGCTGA
- a CDS encoding NADPH-dependent assimilatory sulfite reductase hemoprotein subunit, translating to MSATEKKLSKNEGLKEDSNFLRGTILEGLADTSTGAISEADTQLTKFHGIYMQDDRDVRSERRNKKLERAYSFMVRVRVPGGVCTPTQWLAMDKLSDDYANHTLKLTTRQAFQFHGIIKSNLKRSIRAINDVLLDTIAACGDVNRNVMCNPNPEQSEVHAEVLKVAQELSDHLTPKTSAYHEIWLDGEKTISSEPDEEPIYGKTYLPRKFKIVIAVPPSNDVDLFAHDLGLIAIIEDGKLVGFNFTVGGGMGMTHNNKATYPRLGELLGFVKPEDVLKVAESIVTTQRDFGDRSDRKHARLKYTLDDRGLDWFRGEVESRSGIKLGEARPYTFERTGDRYGWVEGINGTSNLTLFVQNGRVRDDRELKMKTALREIAKIHDGDFRLTANQNLVIGAISADKRPQIEKILAEYKLDKCFDRPGIRLNSMACVALPTCGLALAESERYLPDLIGELETVVEEAGLGQDEIVIRMTGCPNGCARPYLGEIGLVGRSPGKYNLYLGAGFDGSRLNKLYKENVKEGEIVSVLKPIIESYAKHREEGEHFGDFTIRQDYVKPVKVSKTDWWAAN from the coding sequence ATGAGCGCAACTGAGAAAAAACTTTCCAAAAACGAAGGCCTCAAAGAGGACAGTAATTTCCTGCGGGGGACGATCCTCGAAGGGCTGGCCGACACATCCACGGGCGCCATTTCCGAGGCGGATACCCAGCTGACGAAGTTCCACGGCATCTACATGCAGGATGACCGCGATGTACGCAGCGAGCGCCGCAACAAAAAGCTCGAGCGCGCCTACTCGTTCATGGTCCGTGTGCGCGTCCCCGGCGGCGTCTGCACGCCGACCCAGTGGCTGGCCATGGACAAGCTCAGCGACGACTACGCGAACCACACGCTCAAGCTCACCACGCGTCAGGCTTTCCAGTTTCACGGCATCATCAAGAGCAACCTCAAGCGCTCCATCCGCGCGATCAACGATGTGCTCCTGGACACCATTGCCGCTTGCGGTGACGTTAACCGTAACGTCATGTGCAACCCGAACCCCGAGCAGTCCGAGGTACACGCCGAGGTTCTCAAAGTCGCCCAAGAGCTTAGCGATCACCTGACTCCGAAGACCAGTGCCTACCACGAGATCTGGCTCGACGGGGAAAAGACCATTTCCAGCGAGCCCGACGAGGAGCCCATCTACGGCAAGACCTACCTGCCGCGTAAGTTCAAGATCGTCATCGCTGTCCCCCCGAGCAACGACGTGGACCTTTTCGCGCATGACCTCGGCCTGATCGCGATTATCGAGGACGGCAAGCTCGTCGGCTTTAACTTCACCGTCGGTGGCGGCATGGGCATGACCCATAACAACAAGGCCACCTACCCGCGTCTGGGTGAGCTGCTCGGCTTTGTGAAGCCCGAGGATGTGCTCAAGGTGGCCGAGTCCATCGTCACCACGCAGCGCGACTTCGGTGATCGCTCCGACCGCAAGCATGCCCGCCTCAAGTACACCCTCGATGATCGCGGGCTGGACTGGTTCCGCGGCGAGGTCGAGTCCCGCTCCGGGATCAAGCTTGGCGAGGCGCGCCCCTACACCTTTGAGCGTACCGGCGACCGCTACGGCTGGGTCGAGGGTATCAATGGCACGTCTAACCTCACCCTCTTTGTCCAGAACGGCCGCGTCCGTGACGACCGTGAGCTGAAGATGAAGACGGCCCTGCGCGAGATTGCCAAGATCCATGACGGGGACTTCCGCCTGACCGCTAACCAGAACCTCGTCATCGGTGCCATCAGTGCCGACAAGCGCCCGCAGATCGAAAAGATCCTGGCCGAGTACAAGCTCGATAAGTGCTTCGATCGTCCCGGCATCCGCCTGAACTCTATGGCCTGCGTCGCGCTGCCCACCTGTGGCCTCGCCCTGGCTGAGAGCGAGCGCTACCTGCCGGACCTGATCGGCGAGCTTGAGACTGTCGTCGAAGAGGCCGGTCTGGGGCAGGACGAGATTGTCATCCGCATGACGGGCTGCCCCAACGGCTGTGCCCGCCCCTATCTGGGCGAGATCGGTCTGGTTGGCCGTTCCCCCGGTAAGTACAACCTGTACCTCGGGGCTGGTTTTGACGGCTCACGCCTGAACAAGCTTTATAAGGAAAACGTGAAGGAGGGCGAGATCGTCTCTGTCCTCAAGCCCATCATCGAGAGCTATGCCAAGCACCGTGAAGAGGGCGAGCACTTCGGTGACTTCACCATCCGTCAGGATTACGTCAAGCCGGTCAAGGTCTCCAAGACTGACTGGTGGGCTGCTAACTAA